From the Solanum stenotomum isolate F172 chromosome 4, ASM1918654v1, whole genome shotgun sequence genome, one window contains:
- the LOC125861754 gene encoding uncharacterized protein LOC125861754, translated as MTVVNSHSTPFLITKSSFTTRTTRLPVHRQVVFASIHDNISNISSSSSSSSTTTITTTTPCQIKSTSKNGLKVFEDTSTGVVCYRDEYGEITCEGYDEGPRFCHQPPKSPFKSRDEEIVGLLQRNWLHIADVAVE; from the exons ATGACTGTGGTAAACTCTCATTCAACACCTTTTCTAATTACCAAATCATCTTTCACTACAAGGACAACAAGGCTGCCTGTCCACAGGCAAGTGGTGTTTGCAAGTATTCATGACAATATTTCAAAcatctcatcatcatcatcgtcgtcatcaacaacaacaataacaacaactacTCCGTGTCAGATCAAATCAACTTCGAAAAATGGGCTTAAG GTATTTGAAGATACGTCAACGGGTGTAGTTTGTTATAGAGATGAATATGGAGAAATCACATGTGAAGGATATGATGAAGGCCCTCGTTTTTGCCACCAACCCCCAAAGTCTCCTTTTAAAtcaag AGATGAAGAGATTGTAGGGCTCCTCCAAAGAAATTGGCTTCATATAGCTGATGTTGCTGTGGAATGA
- the LOC125861748 gene encoding auxin-binding protein ABP19a-like, translating to MFKLLFVFTVLILSSNASVQDFCVADLKGPESPAGYSCKSVTKVTVNDFVFSGLSAAGNTSNIIKASVSPAFAAQFPGLNGLGLSAARLDLAPGGVVPFHTHPGASEVLLVVQGSITAAFVSSANTVYLKTIKKGELMVFPQGLLHFQVNAVGFNSVAYVFFSSSNPGLQITDFALFANDLSTKLVEATTFLDEAQIKKLKGVLGGTG from the coding sequence ATGTTCAAACTTCTATTTGTCTTTACTGTCCTCATCTTGAGCAGCAATGCTTCTGTACAAGACTTTTGTGTAGCAGACTTGAAAGGACCAGAGTCCCCTGCAGGCTACTCTTGCAAGTCTGTTACCAAAGTCACGGTGAACGACTTTGTGTTCTCCGGTCTAAGTGCAGCAGGAAACACCTCAAACATCATCAAAGCATCAGTGTCACCAGCATTTGCAGCTCAATTCCCTGGCCTAAATGGTCTAGGTCTCTCTGCAGCACGTCTCGACTTAGCACCTGGTGGTGTGGTACCATTTCACACTCATCCTGGTGCTTCTGAAGTCCTGCTTGTTGTGCAAGGGTCGATCACAGCTGCTTTTGTTTCTTCAGCAAACACTGTTTACTTGAAGACAATCAAGAAAGGTGAACTAATGGTATTCCCCCAAGGTTTGTTGCATTTTCAAGTGAATGCAGTTGGTTTCAACTCTGTAGCTTATGTCTTCTTTAGTAGCTCCAATCCTGGCCTTCAAATCACGGATTTCGCGTTGTTTGCCAACGACTTGTCAACTAAGTTGGTTGAGGCTACAACATTCCTTGATGAAGCACAAATCAAGAAGCTCAAGGGTGTGCTTGGAGGCACTGGCTAG
- the LOC125861756 gene encoding ubiquitin-like protein ATG12, whose protein sequence is MASDSRKVIVHLRATGDAPILKQAKFKIAGTDKFIKVIDFLRRQLNRETLFVYVNSAFSPNPDELVIDLYNNFGFDGKLVVNYACTVAWG, encoded by the exons ATGGCTTCCGATTCTCGTAAAG TGATTGTTCATTTAAGAGCAACTGGCGATGCTCCGATTCTTAAACAAGCCAAATTCAAG ATTGCAGGTACAGACAAATTCATCAAAGTAATAGATTTTTTGCGCCGTCAACTCAATAGGGAGACATTG TTTGTATATGTCAACAGTGCCTTCTCGCCAAATCCAGATGAGTTGGTAATTGACCTATACAAT AACTTTGGTTTTGATGGTAAGTTGGTGGTTAATTATGCATGCACCGTGGCGTGGGGCTGA